The Bacteroidetes bacterium GWF2_43_63 genome segment ATTCTGCCGGCCATTGAGCGTATTGAATTGATTTCCCTCAACGGACAAATTGTTACGGTTGTTGAAAATCCTGTTCAGTCGCAATGTATCGAAGTTGGTGCCCTCAATGCTGGAACCTATGGTTTGCGATTTACAGGCGCTGGAGATTCATTTTTCTCTTTTGTAGAAATTCAGTAATAAGATCTTTTTTTCGGTCGCAATACGGTCATGACTGTGTTGCGACCGTTGTTTTTTATCATGTTTACATTAAAGTTTGTTTTAGCTGGATTGAAAAAAGATTGCTATTTTTGCATAGTTATTTAAATCAAGTCTAAATAATGACTCTCAATGATCTAAATCCCGGTCAAACCGGATTTGTTGTTAAAGTGCGCGGCAGCGGCGCCTTCCGCAAGCGTGTGATTGAGATGGGCTTTACGGCAGGTCGCAGAGTGGAAGTTGTCCGCAAAGCTCCGCTGCAGGATCCGGTTGAATATCGTTTGATGGATTATGAAATCAGCCTCCGGCGAAGTGAAGCGCGTTCGATTGAAGTTGTTACTGAGGAAATATTACACGCTGAAATTGATTCCATTGAAAGTGGCTTCAACATTAAGGAAAAAATAACGCTGGATGTTCTGGAACACAAAGCCATTCAGCGTTCAAAAGAAATTGATATCGCCATTGTTGGCAACCCGAATTGTGGAAAAACGACATTATTCAATTTTGCTTCGGGTTCGACCGAGCATGTTGGTAATTACAGCGGTGTCACGGTGGAAGCCAAAACCGGGTCATTTCGTTTTAAAGATTATAAAATAAACCTGATCGACCTGCCGGGCACATACTCGCTTTCTGCCTACAGTCCTGAAGAACTTTTTGTTCGCAAGCAGCTGATATCTTCTCCGCCTGATTTCATTATAAATGTCATTGACGCATCCAACCTCGAGCGAAATCTGTTTCTTACAACCCAGTTAATTGAGCTTGACATTCCCGTTGTGGTGGCTCTGAATATGCATGATGAATTGCTGGCAAAAGGCGATTTATTCGATTACAAACAGTTGGGCGAAATGCTGGGAATTCAGTTCCAGCCTACCGTTGGACACAGAAACAAAGGTGTCAATGAGCTGCTATCGAAAGTGGTAGAATTGTACGAGAATCAAAATATATCAGTTCGTAAAGCTGAGATTCGATTTGTAATGGAGATTGAAAATGCCATCGATGCTATCTCTGAGCAGATGGCCGAGAGTCATTTTTTGAAAGAGGTAATTTCTTCGAGGTTCTATGCAATCAAACTACTTGAAAAAGATAAAGAGGCTTTGGCCGCTGCATCGCGCACTGGTTTCGAGCAAGTGATGGAAGTTGCACAACGCGAATCGGATAATATCGCAGCCATTTATCACACCGATACAGAGTCGCTGATAGCCGATGCACGTTATGGTTTTATTGCAGGTGCGCTGAAAGAGACCTACCGGCCTGGTATAAGAAAGGAATCATTTACATCGGTAACGCAACGGATCGACCGCATTCTGACTCATCGTTTCTTTGGTTTTCCGATATTTCTTTTTTTCATCTGGCTCATGTTTTTCTCCACTTTCTTTGTCGGGTCCTTTCCGATGCACTGGATGGAGCTTGGGGTTGGCTGGATTGGTCATCAGATCTCCGCTGTGATTCAGGATGGCTGGTTCAAGGATTTACTGGTTGATGGAATCATTGGAGGCGTTGGCGGTGTTCTTGTATTTCTTCCAAACATTCTCATTCTTTTTCTTTTTATTGCCATCATGGAAGACACCGGCTACATGGCTCGTATCGCCTTTCTGATGGACAAAGTTATGCATCGAATTGGTCTTCATGGCAAGTCCTTTATTCCTATGATCATGGGCTTTGGATGCAATGTGCCGGCCATTATGGCAACCCGCACGCTTGAAAATCCGACCGACCGGTTGCTGACTATTCTCATCAATCCTTTTATGTCGTGCAGTGCGCGGCTTCCTGTGTATATCCTCGTTATCGGCGCATTGTTTCCGCGCAACGAAGTTGCTATTTTATTTCTTGTTTATTCAATCGGTGTCTTGTTCGCGGTTTTGTTTTCATTGCTTTTCAAGAAAACAATTTTCCGAAAAACCGAAGCGCCCTTTGTGATGGAGCTGCCTCCATATCGCATGCCTACTCATCATGCCATTTTCCGGCATATGTGGTTTCGAGCGTCGCAATATTTGAAAAAAATGGGAGGAATTATTCTATTTGCTTCTGTGCTTA includes the following:
- a CDS encoding ferrous iron transport protein B, giving the protein MTLNDLNPGQTGFVVKVRGSGAFRKRVIEMGFTAGRRVEVVRKAPLQDPVEYRLMDYEISLRRSEARSIEVVTEEILHAEIDSIESGFNIKEKITLDVLEHKAIQRSKEIDIAIVGNPNCGKTTLFNFASGSTEHVGNYSGVTVEAKTGSFRFKDYKINLIDLPGTYSLSAYSPEELFVRKQLISSPPDFIINVIDASNLERNLFLTTQLIELDIPVVVALNMHDELLAKGDLFDYKQLGEMLGIQFQPTVGHRNKGVNELLSKVVELYENQNISVRKAEIRFVMEIENAIDAISEQMAESHFLKEVISSRFYAIKLLEKDKEALAAASRTGFEQVMEVAQRESDNIAAIYHTDTESLIADARYGFIAGALKETYRPGIRKESFTSVTQRIDRILTHRFFGFPIFLFFIWLMFFSTFFVGSFPMHWMELGVGWIGHQISAVIQDGWFKDLLVDGIIGGVGGVLVFLPNILILFLFIAIMEDTGYMARIAFLMDKVMHRIGLHGKSFIPMIMGFGCNVPAIMATRTLENPTDRLLTILINPFMSCSARLPVYILVIGALFPRNEVAILFLVYSIGVLFAVLFSLLFKKTIFRKTEAPFVMELPPYRMPTHHAIFRHMWFRASQYLKKMGGIILFASVLIWALGYFPRNQEVPVELKTELEMVSSQLASTDEIQLNKATILVDSNSLLMRQSQLEQQIEYERQQNSYIGRIGKFIQPVMEPLGFDWRLSVSLVAGIAAKEVVVSTMSVLFASDHKMEDGGRIAAIKQPAGKSLGEHLTADVNGGPVLNPVTGFAFLMFVLLYFPCVAVVAAIRKETGGWKWALFTVGYTTAVAWLVAFAVVQIGCLFY